From a single Corynebacterium kroppenstedtii DSM 44385 genomic region:
- a CDS encoding glutamate ABC transporter substrate-binding protein, with translation MTRIQFAGRHFGQFVTYFRRGTCRRHTRVRAMMAAVTALVFVTPTLTACGSSEPVSVLDEIKAGHIVVGTKYDQPGMGMRTPDKKFVGVDPDVSRYVIDHIAEKNGWDKPKITWRETPSAQRETLIKNGEVGMITATYSINKGRANAVAFGGPYLVTHQALLVRDKDTGIKSLTDLNKGKRLCSVSGSTPAQKVKEALPEVQLQEFDSYSSCVEALHQKKVDALTTDATILYGFATQYPGEFRVVDMKQDDGSWWTDEHYGIGHAKGDTKSTEAINDALKDMWASGAYASIVHKNLGNDFPVGDEPAIGDLSFLQKG, from the coding sequence ATGACACGAATTCAGTTCGCCGGCCGTCATTTCGGCCAGTTTGTTACTTACTTCCGACGGGGCACGTGCCGACGCCACACCCGCGTGCGCGCGATGATGGCCGCGGTGACCGCCCTTGTTTTCGTCACCCCAACGCTCACCGCGTGTGGGTCGTCGGAGCCCGTGAGTGTCCTCGACGAAATTAAAGCCGGGCATATCGTCGTCGGCACGAAATATGACCAGCCGGGTATGGGAATGCGCACGCCGGATAAGAAATTCGTCGGTGTGGATCCGGATGTCTCGCGGTATGTCATTGACCATATCGCAGAGAAAAACGGTTGGGATAAGCCGAAGATAACGTGGCGTGAAACACCATCTGCGCAGCGGGAAACGCTGATTAAGAATGGCGAAGTGGGCATGATTACGGCCACGTATTCCATCAACAAAGGGCGCGCGAATGCGGTCGCTTTTGGTGGGCCATACCTGGTCACCCATCAGGCGCTACTGGTAAGGGATAAGGACACGGGGATCAAGTCTCTGACAGACCTGAATAAGGGAAAACGTTTGTGCTCTGTGAGTGGGTCCACTCCTGCTCAGAAGGTCAAAGAGGCGCTTCCCGAGGTCCAATTACAGGAGTTCGATTCCTACTCGTCATGTGTGGAAGCGCTCCACCAAAAGAAGGTTGACGCCCTGACCACCGACGCCACCATCTTGTATGGGTTCGCAACTCAGTATCCGGGCGAATTCCGCGTCGTCGACATGAAACAGGATGACGGATCGTGGTGGACCGATGAGCACTACGGAATCGGCCATGCGAAGGGCGACACCAAGTCGACCGAGGCAATCAACGATGCCCTGAAAGACATGTGGGCGTCCGGAGCTTACGCGTCCATTGTTCACAAGAATCTTGGCAACGACTTCCCCGTGGGCGATGAACCCGCCATCGGCGATCTCAGCTTTTTGCAGAAGGGATAG
- the miaB gene encoding tRNA (N6-isopentenyl adenosine(37)-C2)-methylthiotransferase MiaB: MNHFTAAPHSSVSTTTTRPRTYEVRTFGCQMNVHDSERLAGLLEEAGYVPVGSDDPADVVVFNTCAVRENADNRLYGTLGQLKSVKDAKPDMQIAVGGCMAQKDKDVVVKRAPWVDVVFGTHNIGKLPTLLARAAHNHEAQVEIADALEQFPSVLPAKRDSAYSGWVSVSVGCNNTCTFCIVPSLRGKEKDRRPGDILAEVQTLVDDGVSEVTLLGQNVNAYGVHFEDPTLERDRSAFSKLLRACGDIEGLERVRFTSPHPAEFTSDVIDAMAETHNVCPQLHMPLQSGSDKVLKEMRRSYRTKRFMRILDEVREKLPQASITTDIIVGFPGETEEDFQQTLDLVEKARFTSAYTFQYSPRPGTPAAAMEDQVPKAVVQDRYERLVELQERISAELNAEMVGDVVEVLVQADDGRRSAQTHRLSGRTRDGRLVHFAPDAASMEETARAWDSIGATPMAHPTSPGRNSVEECVKPGVDQAIRAGDVVWVRITDSRSHFLLSDSGVLGHRRMPAGDRTEAASAPTPRGVGLGMPTIKTMKR; the protein is encoded by the coding sequence ATGAATCATTTCACTGCTGCTCCGCATTCCTCGGTTTCGACGACGACCACCCGCCCGCGCACCTATGAGGTGCGTACTTTCGGGTGCCAGATGAATGTGCATGACTCGGAGCGGCTGGCCGGACTTTTGGAGGAAGCCGGCTACGTGCCCGTTGGTAGTGACGATCCTGCCGATGTTGTCGTGTTCAACACGTGTGCAGTACGTGAGAATGCGGATAACCGGCTGTACGGAACCTTGGGCCAACTGAAATCGGTCAAAGATGCGAAGCCTGACATGCAAATCGCGGTCGGGGGGTGCATGGCGCAGAAGGACAAGGATGTCGTTGTTAAGCGCGCCCCCTGGGTCGACGTCGTGTTCGGTACCCACAACATTGGGAAGCTCCCGACTCTTCTGGCGCGTGCTGCCCACAACCATGAAGCCCAGGTGGAAATTGCCGACGCGCTAGAGCAGTTCCCCTCGGTCCTTCCCGCGAAACGTGACTCCGCGTATTCCGGCTGGGTGAGCGTGTCTGTCGGGTGCAACAACACCTGCACATTCTGCATTGTGCCGAGCCTCCGCGGGAAAGAAAAAGACCGCCGACCAGGTGATATTTTGGCGGAAGTACAAACTCTTGTCGACGACGGCGTGAGCGAAGTGACGCTGCTCGGCCAGAATGTCAACGCCTACGGAGTTCACTTTGAGGACCCGACGCTAGAGCGTGACCGCAGCGCATTTTCAAAACTGCTGCGCGCATGTGGCGATATCGAGGGCCTGGAGCGCGTCCGTTTCACCAGCCCACACCCTGCCGAGTTCACCTCCGACGTCATCGATGCGATGGCGGAGACTCACAACGTGTGCCCGCAGCTGCATATGCCTTTGCAGTCGGGTTCAGACAAGGTGCTCAAAGAGATGCGTCGCTCCTATCGGACGAAGCGTTTTATGAGAATCCTGGATGAAGTACGTGAGAAGCTCCCTCAGGCCTCGATTACGACCGACATTATTGTTGGGTTCCCTGGAGAAACTGAGGAAGATTTTCAGCAGACGCTTGATCTCGTTGAAAAAGCACGGTTTACGAGCGCATATACGTTCCAGTACTCGCCGCGTCCAGGGACGCCCGCAGCGGCGATGGAGGATCAGGTACCGAAGGCCGTGGTGCAGGATCGGTATGAGCGACTGGTTGAACTTCAAGAGCGAATCAGCGCCGAGCTCAATGCCGAGATGGTGGGGGACGTCGTCGAGGTCCTTGTTCAGGCTGACGACGGTCGACGCTCGGCTCAAACACATCGTTTGTCGGGAAGAACGCGCGATGGTCGCCTGGTGCACTTTGCCCCTGATGCTGCGTCGATGGAAGAAACAGCCCGAGCCTGGGATTCCATCGGAGCAACTCCTATGGCGCATCCGACAAGCCCCGGCAGAAACTCCGTTGAAGAGTGCGTGAAACCAGGTGTTGATCAGGCGATCCGCGCAGGAGACGTGGTGTGGGTGCGTATCACTGATTCACGCTCTCACTTCCTGTTGTCTGACTCGGGCGTTCTTGGTCATCGTCGTATGCCGGCGGGGGACCGGACTGAGGCTGCTTCCGCTCCGACGCCACGCGGTGTGGGTCTGGGAATGCCGACGATCAAGACGATGAAAAGGTAG
- a CDS encoding Rv2732c family membrane protein has protein sequence MATKKRSGRSDCDGSAQRHQPAKKPQEMTAEERREALRAFGESKRANINVEERLASRTVVINRQLPFFLLGMLGTLFAIFLPHSGSVYGFDVLFYSDRAQEMVTTWPERIYVWLALVGGIFLPIGVIVSRSTLVAWVTWVVSGVGWVFGIFAIWMRQSRPPTEPGSGPSFGLIVGFAAIIVIFATISTVVFRRSVLQRVLAEIRREEADRDDEARAAQQHLRTGLTVQEYREPVDNRRARARERAHQVAENQRKRKQPPADK, from the coding sequence ATGGCAACGAAGAAGAGGTCTGGACGTAGTGATTGCGACGGCTCGGCTCAGCGGCATCAACCTGCGAAAAAGCCCCAAGAGATGACGGCTGAGGAGCGCAGAGAAGCGCTCCGAGCTTTCGGCGAAAGCAAACGCGCCAACATCAATGTGGAAGAACGCTTGGCGTCGAGAACCGTGGTAATCAACCGTCAGCTTCCTTTTTTCTTGCTCGGGATGCTGGGGACGTTGTTCGCCATCTTCCTCCCGCACTCGGGGAGCGTGTATGGCTTTGACGTCCTGTTTTACTCCGACCGCGCTCAAGAGATGGTCACGACGTGGCCCGAGCGTATCTACGTGTGGTTGGCGCTGGTCGGGGGAATCTTCTTACCCATCGGCGTGATTGTTTCACGCTCAACTCTTGTGGCCTGGGTGACGTGGGTCGTGTCCGGAGTTGGTTGGGTATTCGGTATTTTCGCGATCTGGATGCGGCAGTCACGCCCACCGACAGAGCCGGGATCTGGTCCCTCGTTCGGGCTTATCGTTGGGTTCGCTGCGATCATCGTTATTTTCGCAACCATCTCTACCGTCGTTTTCCGCCGATCAGTTCTCCAGCGCGTTTTGGCAGAAATCCGGCGTGAAGAAGCCGACCGCGATGATGAAGCGCGGGCCGCCCAGCAGCATCTTCGGACGGGATTGACCGTTCAGGAGTACAGGGAGCCGGTGGATAACCGCCGTGCACGTGCAAGAGAGCGCGCACACCAAGTGGCGGAAAACCAACGTAAGCGGAAACAACCGCCCGCGGATAAATAG
- a CDS encoding DUF349 domain-containing protein — protein sequence MTTSSVPSAPIPGPRGAHPTPASMSGHAATTTPPRRTNNPEDHGRIDDDGTVWLITRDGERAIGEWKAGSKSEGFAFFGKHFDSLQTEADILRVRLHTHPEEAANTRKSAEELQTKVAESAALGDVDGLNDQLSSIIDDSYTVAEQAETEKAQRRENAIAQREKLIDEAERIGADSTEWKESGDRLREMLNEWKSTHGIDRKTDDALWKRFSAAREQFSQRRGAHFAELDRKRDEARRLKEDICERAEKIQDSTEWRETARQFRDLMTEWKAAGRAPRGIDDKLWKRFRHAQDTFFSARKSVNEAKDREYESNAEKKNQLIEQYSDKINPDENLDAAKKALRDLQSQWESIGYVPRGRVREFEDKIRALENRVSDVENEQWRKTDPERQARVAQFEAKVNELSAAADSAEKAGNSKKAADLRAQAEQWAQWAQTAQQAVD from the coding sequence ATGACTACTTCTTCGGTCCCTTCAGCGCCTATCCCTGGACCCCGAGGCGCTCATCCCACACCGGCATCCATGTCTGGCCATGCAGCAACGACGACACCACCACGTCGGACAAACAACCCCGAAGACCACGGGCGTATCGACGATGATGGAACAGTCTGGTTAATCACTCGTGACGGCGAGCGCGCTATCGGTGAGTGGAAAGCAGGCTCGAAGAGCGAAGGGTTCGCTTTCTTCGGCAAGCACTTCGATAGCCTGCAGACTGAGGCAGATATCCTCCGCGTGCGTCTCCACACCCACCCCGAGGAAGCTGCCAATACTCGCAAGTCTGCCGAGGAACTGCAGACCAAAGTCGCCGAATCAGCTGCTCTCGGTGATGTCGATGGTCTTAATGACCAGCTCAGTTCAATTATCGACGACAGTTACACCGTCGCTGAACAAGCCGAAACTGAAAAGGCTCAGCGCCGGGAGAACGCGATTGCCCAACGTGAAAAGCTTATCGACGAGGCCGAGCGCATTGGTGCGGATTCGACGGAGTGGAAAGAATCGGGCGATCGCCTGCGCGAGATGCTGAACGAGTGGAAGAGCACCCACGGTATCGACCGGAAAACCGATGATGCGCTGTGGAAGCGTTTCTCTGCTGCTCGTGAGCAGTTTTCACAGCGCCGCGGTGCACATTTTGCCGAGTTGGATCGGAAACGCGATGAAGCTCGTCGTCTCAAGGAAGATATCTGCGAGAGAGCGGAGAAGATCCAGGATTCGACGGAGTGGAGAGAGACCGCGCGTCAGTTCCGCGACCTCATGACGGAGTGGAAAGCTGCTGGCCGCGCGCCACGGGGTATCGATGACAAGCTGTGGAAGCGCTTCCGCCACGCCCAAGACACGTTCTTCTCGGCACGGAAGTCCGTTAATGAGGCTAAAGACCGTGAGTATGAATCCAACGCTGAGAAGAAAAACCAGCTCATAGAGCAGTACAGCGACAAGATTAACCCTGACGAGAACTTGGACGCTGCTAAGAAAGCTCTCCGCGACTTGCAATCGCAGTGGGAAAGCATCGGATACGTGCCGCGGGGTCGTGTCCGCGAATTCGAGGATAAGATCCGTGCGCTCGAGAATCGGGTCAGTGACGTCGAGAATGAGCAATGGCGGAAGACTGATCCCGAACGGCAGGCTCGCGTCGCCCAATTTGAGGCTAAAGTCAATGAGCTTTCAGCGGCAGCGGACAGTGCTGAAAAAGCTGGGAATAGCAAGAAAGCTGCCGATCTCCGGGCTCAAGCCGAACAGTGGGCGCAATGGGCTCAGACTGCTCAGCAGGCAGTGGACTAA
- the dapF gene encoding diaminopimelate epimerase: MPEQTTPFSKGHGTENDFILLPDFDADIDLDPALVRVLSDRRAGLGADGVIRIARTEALIDKGIIAREAVGESGDGAPENTPEWFMDYRNADGSIAEMCGNGSRVFGHYLFAHNLVSDSPKFSIGTRAGIKRLTVVNPAQTTDSSARIAVDMGQVGIIGQSVAAFDRQRFAGVGIDVGNPHLACVIPDLDDAGLRELPLHLKPVLDEEFFPHGANVEVLTPLRADDSRDGDGTVSMRVHERGSGETRSCGTGTVAAAVAALADRGQVDGTVHVVVPGGEVTVTIKDEQATLEGPSVIVASGTINFDQLREYASSHYAPALRGKDDL; this comes from the coding sequence ATGCCCGAACAGACAACCCCCTTCAGTAAAGGCCACGGCACAGAGAATGATTTCATCCTCCTGCCAGACTTCGACGCTGATATCGACCTCGACCCAGCACTCGTCCGGGTTTTAAGTGATCGGCGCGCCGGGTTGGGTGCCGACGGCGTGATCCGCATTGCTCGCACCGAAGCCTTGATCGATAAAGGCATCATTGCACGAGAGGCTGTTGGGGAGTCCGGCGATGGGGCACCAGAAAATACACCCGAGTGGTTTATGGATTACCGCAATGCCGATGGGTCGATCGCTGAAATGTGTGGAAATGGCTCTCGCGTATTTGGGCACTATCTATTCGCGCACAACCTCGTGAGTGATTCGCCGAAGTTTTCGATTGGCACGCGAGCGGGAATAAAGCGCTTGACCGTCGTCAATCCGGCACAAACGACTGACTCATCAGCACGGATCGCCGTCGATATGGGCCAGGTAGGCATTATCGGTCAGTCGGTAGCCGCATTTGATCGACAGAGGTTTGCCGGTGTGGGGATTGATGTAGGTAACCCCCATTTAGCATGTGTTATTCCCGATCTTGACGACGCGGGTCTCCGCGAGCTTCCTCTTCACCTCAAGCCTGTTCTCGACGAGGAGTTCTTCCCGCACGGAGCTAACGTCGAGGTTCTCACCCCTCTTCGCGCGGATGACAGCCGTGATGGTGATGGCACTGTGTCGATGCGCGTCCATGAGCGCGGGTCGGGGGAGACCCGATCATGCGGGACGGGAACGGTCGCGGCAGCAGTAGCGGCCTTGGCTGACCGAGGTCAGGTCGACGGCACGGTCCACGTCGTCGTTCCCGGTGGTGAGGTCACGGTGACTATCAAGGACGAGCAGGCCACCTTGGAAGGTCCGTCGGTAATTGTTGCGTCAGGAACAATTAATTTCGACCAATTGCGTGAATACGCCTCGTCGCATTATGCGCCCGCATTGCGTGGAAAAGACGACCTATAG
- the feoB gene encoding ferrous iron transport protein B, translating into MAPKGSPVIALVGAPNAGKSTLFNALTGAKAKMGNWPGTTVSVSRGAWKVKKDKHSAVDHADTCDEHAGSVQIDSADACPHCSSEHKEPKAEESTKGGHHSETSHGSGETVYDVIDFPGAYSLDPMSPDEALTRELLLERDVEERPDLVIVVADTATISRGLYLAAQVAEHPYRMVVVLTKGDVALNQGFEIDPDVLSRKLQVPVVAVDPRKRRVGELASAVEKQLQMPADTVRPMCCQHIPDELEGPDRELAVSDARFSWIDKAVSKATIHNDHTRSVSEKIDRVVLNPIAGPLIFLAAMWCVFEITTMVAAPLQDWLDSFFSGPVSDGATSLLQALGLDYPFVHGLIVDGLIGGVGMVLTFAPLMALMFLCLAVLEDSGYMARAAVVADRLMRAIGLPGKAFIPLIVGFGCNVPAISATRVLGNARQRILTALLVPFTSCSARLTVYVMLAATFFPHNSGSVVFAMYVISIALVVLTGLLIKNTLWRRMGSEPLVIDLPVYQLPVPRLALSAMWMRLKGFLHTAGGIIVATVIVVWLLQSTPVVGGHSWGDDDLDPQDSVYGAVSQTVAPVFAPAGFDSWSLSGPLITGFVAKEAVISSWAQTYALQDPSDEDAVDQGHSALAQAIREDFNHSSGGHTYPAVWAFMVFLLAYTPCVATLAAQKREIGLKWTLVGIAIQLTAAWALAVITFQALRLFF; encoded by the coding sequence ATGGCGCCGAAGGGCTCACCAGTCATCGCGCTCGTCGGCGCGCCGAATGCCGGTAAGTCGACCCTGTTCAACGCACTCACCGGCGCAAAAGCCAAAATGGGCAACTGGCCGGGCACGACCGTCTCGGTGTCTCGCGGCGCATGGAAAGTTAAGAAGGACAAGCACAGCGCTGTCGATCACGCAGACACGTGCGACGAGCACGCAGGTTCCGTTCAGATCGATTCGGCGGATGCATGCCCTCACTGCTCCAGCGAGCACAAGGAGCCGAAGGCAGAAGAATCGACAAAGGGTGGACACCACTCCGAGACCTCACACGGCTCGGGCGAAACAGTCTATGACGTGATCGATTTTCCGGGCGCTTACTCGCTCGACCCGATGAGCCCTGATGAAGCTCTCACCCGTGAACTCCTTTTGGAACGTGACGTGGAGGAGCGGCCGGATCTGGTCATCGTCGTTGCAGATACCGCCACAATTTCGCGTGGCCTCTATCTTGCGGCGCAAGTAGCTGAGCACCCGTATCGTATGGTTGTCGTCCTCACCAAGGGCGATGTTGCGCTAAACCAGGGGTTTGAAATTGACCCCGATGTGCTGTCGCGGAAGCTTCAGGTTCCCGTTGTTGCGGTCGATCCGCGTAAACGTCGCGTCGGTGAGCTGGCATCTGCCGTTGAAAAGCAGTTACAGATGCCGGCCGACACCGTCCGGCCGATGTGCTGCCAGCACATTCCCGATGAATTAGAGGGGCCGGACCGCGAACTGGCTGTCTCCGACGCACGTTTCAGCTGGATTGACAAAGCCGTCTCGAAGGCAACGATCCACAACGATCACACTCGGTCCGTCTCGGAAAAAATCGACCGCGTTGTTCTTAACCCCATCGCAGGTCCGCTTATCTTCCTTGCGGCTATGTGGTGTGTCTTCGAAATTACGACGATGGTGGCCGCGCCTCTGCAGGATTGGCTCGATAGTTTCTTCAGCGGTCCCGTCAGTGATGGGGCGACATCGTTACTTCAGGCCTTGGGACTTGACTATCCGTTCGTTCACGGGTTGATTGTCGACGGCCTGATCGGCGGCGTGGGAATGGTTCTGACCTTCGCGCCACTGATGGCGTTAATGTTCTTATGCCTGGCTGTGCTGGAGGACTCGGGCTACATGGCTCGTGCCGCAGTGGTTGCGGACCGGCTCATGCGAGCGATTGGCCTGCCGGGTAAAGCCTTCATCCCGCTCATCGTGGGATTTGGATGCAACGTTCCGGCCATTTCCGCAACACGGGTTTTGGGCAACGCTCGTCAACGTATTTTGACTGCATTGCTCGTGCCCTTTACGTCGTGCTCCGCCCGGTTGACCGTGTACGTCATGCTGGCCGCGACCTTCTTCCCCCACAACAGTGGTTCCGTTGTGTTCGCCATGTACGTCATCTCTATCGCGTTGGTTGTGCTCACAGGATTGCTGATCAAAAACACCTTGTGGCGGCGTATGGGGTCGGAACCGCTCGTCATCGACTTGCCGGTGTACCAGTTGCCAGTGCCTCGGTTGGCACTATCCGCCATGTGGATGCGTCTGAAAGGGTTCCTGCACACAGCCGGCGGGATCATCGTCGCGACGGTCATCGTTGTGTGGCTGCTGCAGTCGACTCCCGTCGTCGGCGGCCACAGCTGGGGTGACGACGACCTTGATCCGCAGGATTCGGTCTACGGCGCGGTATCGCAAACAGTGGCACCTGTGTTCGCCCCGGCTGGCTTCGATTCCTGGTCACTGTCGGGTCCGTTGATCACGGGCTTCGTCGCCAAGGAAGCCGTGATTTCGTCGTGGGCTCAGACGTACGCCCTGCAGGACCCGTCGGATGAAGATGCTGTGGACCAGGGTCACTCTGCGCTGGCTCAGGCCATCCGCGAAGACTTTAACCACTCCTCAGGTGGTCACACGTATCCGGCAGTGTGGGCTTTCATGGTCTTCCTGTTGGCGTACACTCCATGCGTGGCTACACTGGCTGCCCAAAAGAGAGAAATCGGATTGAAATGGACGTTGGTGGGGATAGCCATACAGCTGACAGCGGCCTGGGCTTTGGCCGTCATCACGTTCCAGGCACTACGTCTTTTCTTCTAG
- a CDS encoding amino acid ABC transporter permease yields MSTRATVLYDNPGPRGRQINRILTAITVVVAAVVIGWTISVLAKNGQLEASKWDPFIKSTTWTTYILPGLWGTLKAAFVSIILAMLLGAVLGTGRLHHRWIVRRICGVIVEFFRAIPVLILMIFAYQLFAEYAVFPSEQLAFAAVVFGLTLYNGAVIAEVLRSGIEALPSGQSEAALALGLTHRQTMRIILLPQAVASMLPALIAQMVIALKDSALGYQIGYVEVVRSGIQSASYYRNFLAALVVVAVIMIIVNIGLAKFAERIELQLRAGRARRNIVAHVPHQKEQGVETKDEAVVDWHDPAHRDLRSTFE; encoded by the coding sequence GTGAGTACTCGCGCAACTGTCCTTTATGACAACCCTGGCCCACGCGGGCGTCAGATCAACCGCATTCTCACGGCCATTACTGTCGTGGTTGCTGCCGTTGTCATCGGGTGGACGATCTCGGTGCTGGCCAAAAACGGCCAGTTGGAGGCATCCAAGTGGGATCCTTTTATTAAGTCGACCACCTGGACGACGTATATTCTCCCCGGTCTGTGGGGAACGCTGAAAGCCGCCTTTGTTTCCATCATTTTGGCTATGCTTCTTGGGGCAGTGCTGGGAACTGGGCGTTTGCACCATCGGTGGATCGTTCGCCGGATCTGCGGGGTAATCGTCGAGTTCTTCCGCGCTATTCCCGTGTTGATCTTGATGATCTTCGCCTACCAGCTTTTCGCTGAATATGCGGTGTTCCCCTCAGAGCAGTTGGCTTTCGCTGCCGTTGTTTTTGGGTTGACCTTGTATAACGGAGCGGTCATTGCCGAGGTTCTTCGTTCGGGGATCGAGGCGCTCCCGAGTGGGCAATCGGAAGCCGCTTTGGCGCTGGGATTGACTCACCGCCAGACGATGCGAATCATCCTTCTTCCTCAGGCTGTGGCCTCGATGCTCCCCGCCTTGATTGCGCAGATGGTGATTGCGCTCAAGGACTCCGCATTGGGTTATCAGATCGGGTACGTGGAAGTGGTGAGGTCTGGCATTCAGTCGGCTTCGTATTACCGAAACTTCCTTGCTGCGCTCGTTGTTGTTGCAGTGATCATGATTATCGTCAACATTGGGCTGGCGAAGTTCGCGGAGCGAATCGAGCTTCAACTGCGGGCTGGGCGTGCTCGGCGCAATATTGTGGCCCATGTTCCCCACCAGAAAGAACAGGGCGTGGAGACCAAGGATGAAGCCGTAGTCGACTGGCATGACCCGGCCCACCGCGATCTACGCAGCACGTTCGAATAA
- the miaA gene encoding tRNA (adenosine(37)-N6)-dimethylallyltransferase MiaA, which produces MAAHHRDIEQDDNVPASLPFPVAVVGPTASGKSALGLALAHRYDGEIVNVDSMQLYRGMDIGTAKLTPEEREGILHHQLDKLDVTQRTSVAKYQQSAVDDVENIRSRGKTPILVGGSMLYVQSLVDDWQFPPTDPGVRAKWQQRLDEIGVQQLHKELAAIDPAAAGIIEVNDPRRTVRALEVIELTGKPFAASQPPINAPARWGTLIIGLQTSSEWLNPRIELRTHTMFDRGLIEEVDGLTQQGLIAQSTAGRAIGYSQVLAMLAGDITTDDAISSTITGTRRYVRRQRSWFRRDPRTHWIDAAGDTVSEATSIIDNHV; this is translated from the coding sequence ATGGCAGCTCACCACCGTGATATAGAACAGGATGATAACGTGCCCGCATCTTTGCCTTTCCCCGTGGCCGTCGTCGGTCCCACCGCGTCGGGCAAGTCGGCATTGGGGCTCGCACTCGCGCACCGCTATGACGGAGAGATCGTCAACGTCGATTCCATGCAGCTTTATCGGGGGATGGATATCGGTACGGCAAAGTTGACGCCTGAAGAGCGCGAGGGCATCCTGCATCATCAGCTCGACAAACTTGATGTCACCCAGCGGACGAGCGTCGCGAAATATCAACAATCCGCCGTCGACGATGTTGAAAACATCCGGTCACGAGGGAAAACACCAATTTTGGTGGGTGGTTCCATGCTGTATGTCCAGTCGCTCGTCGATGATTGGCAGTTCCCACCCACCGACCCTGGGGTTAGGGCTAAATGGCAACAGCGCCTCGACGAGATAGGTGTTCAGCAGTTGCACAAGGAACTTGCTGCTATTGACCCAGCGGCTGCCGGCATTATCGAAGTCAATGATCCGCGCCGGACTGTCCGCGCCCTGGAAGTCATCGAATTAACGGGGAAGCCTTTCGCGGCATCACAGCCACCCATCAATGCACCAGCACGATGGGGGACACTCATCATCGGATTGCAAACATCATCAGAGTGGCTGAACCCGCGAATAGAATTACGCACCCACACCATGTTTGACCGGGGCCTCATTGAGGAAGTCGACGGCCTCACCCAACAAGGGCTCATTGCACAATCCACCGCCGGGCGAGCGATCGGATACTCCCAAGTACTTGCCATGCTCGCCGGCGACATCACAACCGACGATGCCATATCGTCCACCATCACAGGAACCCGTCGCTATGTCAGACGCCAGCGTTCGTGGTTCCGTCGCGACCCACGAACACACTGGATCGACGCGGCAGGGGACACCGTCAGCGAAGCGACGTCGATCATCGACAACCACGTCTAG
- a CDS encoding FeoA family protein: MGKVSMSRSDRHATTSSPAMSTLYDVPPGHSATIVGSDVDALFARRLRELGLREGTTVHVAQNAAGGGRIVKVLDARYALDAFTLKHIAISTSS, encoded by the coding sequence ATGGGAAAGGTTTCCATGAGTCGCTCGGACCGTCACGCAACTACTTCTTCGCCCGCCATGAGCACTCTTTACGACGTGCCACCAGGACATTCCGCAACAATCGTGGGTTCCGACGTCGATGCCCTTTTTGCTCGTCGACTCCGTGAACTGGGGTTGCGCGAAGGCACTACCGTTCATGTGGCTCAAAACGCCGCAGGCGGCGGCCGCATCGTGAAGGTTCTTGACGCTCGATACGCGCTCGATGCTTTTACTCTCAAGCATATTGCCATCTCGACCTCATCATAG
- a CDS encoding amino acid ABC transporter ATP-binding protein: MISMSHVNKYFGDYHALRDINLTIPAGQVVVILGPSGSGKSTLCRTLNRLETIDDGEIVIDGEALPEEGKSLTRLRAEVGMVFQQFNLFSHKTILDNVTLGPIKVRKRSKAQAKDRAMALLRRVDIDSQAHKYPAQLSGGQQQRVAIARALAMDPKIMLFDEPTSALDPEMVNEVLDVMVGLLAREGMTMVCVTHEMGFARRAADRVLFMADGAIVEDSDPESFFTNPQTDRAKDFLSKILGH; the protein is encoded by the coding sequence ATGATCTCAATGTCCCATGTCAACAAGTATTTCGGCGACTATCACGCACTCCGCGATATCAATCTGACAATTCCTGCAGGACAGGTCGTGGTTATTCTCGGCCCCTCAGGCTCAGGGAAATCAACTTTATGCCGAACGCTTAACCGGCTCGAGACTATCGACGATGGCGAGATCGTGATCGATGGAGAGGCACTTCCCGAGGAAGGGAAGAGCCTGACCCGGCTGAGGGCGGAAGTCGGCATGGTTTTCCAACAGTTCAATCTGTTTTCGCACAAGACCATCCTCGACAATGTCACTCTTGGCCCTATCAAAGTGCGGAAACGGAGTAAGGCCCAAGCTAAGGATCGGGCTATGGCTCTGCTCCGACGGGTCGATATTGATAGCCAGGCTCACAAGTATCCCGCCCAGTTATCCGGTGGCCAACAGCAGCGTGTCGCCATTGCCCGAGCCCTCGCCATGGACCCCAAAATCATGCTTTTCGACGAGCCGACGTCTGCTCTCGACCCGGAGATGGTGAACGAGGTTCTCGACGTCATGGTCGGACTACTCGCTAGAGAGGGTATGACGATGGTCTGCGTGACCCACGAGATGGGTTTCGCCCGCCGCGCCGCTGATCGTGTGTTGTTTATGGCCGACGGCGCCATCGTCGAAGACTCCGATCCGGAATCATTCTTTACGAATCCCCAGACGGACCGGGCCAAAGATTTTCTCTCCAAGATCCTCGGTCATTAA